In the Vulpes lagopus strain Blue_001 chromosome 16, ASM1834538v1, whole genome shotgun sequence genome, one interval contains:
- the EBPL gene encoding emopamil-binding protein-like gives MGAGGPLLLCASLLLAGCALGLRLGRGRGAADRAVLAWLCYDALVHWALEGPFVYLSFAGSVADSEGLIASLWKEYGKADARWLYFDPTIVSLEVLTVVLDGSLALVLVYAIVTEKYYRHFIQVTLCVCELYGGWMTFVPDWLMGSPNLNTDDWLYFGVYLVFFNSVWVLIPGLLLCQSWVELKTMHYGRSGSREKLQ, from the exons ATGGGCGCGGGCGGTCCGCTGCTGCTCTGCGCCTCGCTGCTGCTGGCGGGCTGCGCGCTGGGCCTGCGCCTGGGCCGCGGTCGGGGCGCGGCGGACCGCGCGGTGCTCGCCTGGCTCTGCTACGACGCCCTGGTGCACTGGGCCCTG gAAGGCCCTTTTGTCTACTTGTCGTTTGCGGGAAGCGTTGCGGATTCCGAAGGCTTGATTGCTTCCTTGT GGAAAGAATATGGCAAAGCCGACGCGAGATGGCTCTATTTCGACCCGACCATTGTATCCTTGGAAGTTCTGACTGTTGTCCTGGATGGGTCCCTGGCCTTGGTCCTCGTTTATGCCATAGTCACAGAGAAGTATTACCG GCACTTCATACAGGTGACGCTGTGCGTGTGTGAGTTGTACGGCGGCTGGATGACCTTCGTCCCAGACTGGCTCATGGGAAGCCCCAACCTCAACACCGACGACTGGCTCTACTTTGGGGTCTACCTGGTATTTTTCAACAGCGTGTGGGTTCTGATCCCAGGACTGTTACTGTGTCAGTCGTGGGTGGAACTCAAGACCATGCATTACGGCCGGAGCGGCTCACGGGAGAAGCTGCAGTGA